CTCCGTGTCCGCGCCGTCCACTATCTGAAGCTCGTCGTGGGCGGCCCGTTCTACCAGGTGCTCCTCGCCGGAGCCGCGATCCGCGCAGTGTGGCGTGAGCAACGCGGCCGGAACGACTGGGAGTTGACGTCCCACGTCGGCGCGCACCTCACCGAAACCGCAGTGATCCGAGAGGACGTTCCTGCGTGACCTCCACACTTCCCGCGGTGACCACCACGGTCCCCGCGCAGCGGCAGCCTGCGCCTGAAACCGGTTCGGCCAGTCGAACGGCGCCACCTTCCCGGCTCCGTTCCTCCCGCCCCGACCTCCTCCTCTGCGGCCTGCTCCTCACGGCGATCCTCGTCGTGCAGGGCTGGAACATCGCCGACTACCCGACGCTCAGCGACGACGAGGGCACCTATCTCGCCCAGGCCTGGGCCGTCCAACAGGGCACCGGCCTGGCCCACTACACCTACTGGTACGACCATCCGCCCCTCGGCTGGATCCAGATCGCCCTGCTCACCTGGATCCCCGCGCACTTCAGCCCCGACTCGATGACCGTCGGCACCATGCGCCTCGCGATGCTGGTCATCAGCGCGATCAGCGCGGTCCTCGTCTACGTCCTCGCCCGCCGGCTCTCGCTCCCGCGCTGGGCGGCCGGCCTGGCCATGCTGCTCTTCGGGCTGTCCCCGCTGTCCGTGATCCTCCAGCGGGAGATCTTCCTCGACAACATCGCCGTGATGTGGATGCTGCTCGCGTTCTGCCTGGCCGCGTCCCCAAGTCGCCATCTCTGGCACCACTTCGGAGCGGGACTGGCCGGCGCGGCCTCGGTCCTCACCAAGGAGACGATGCTCGTCATCCTCCCGGCGCTGCTGCTCACCATGTGGCGCCACGGACACCGCGACACGAGGAAGTTCGCCCTCACCGGCGCCATCACCGCCTGCGCCCTCATCGGCCTCGCGTACCCCCTCTTCGCCCTGCTCAAGGGCGAGTTGCTGCCGGGCAGCGGCCACGTCTCGCTCTGGGACGGCCTCAAGTACCAGATGACGAGACCCGGTTCGGGCTTCATCCTCGACCAGGGCACGGGCTCCTACGGCGTCCTCCACTCCTGGCTGTACTACGACCGCGTCCTGCCGCTGGGCGGGCTCGCCGGGGCGCTGCTCCTGCTGCTGACCTGGCGCTGGTCGGTCACCGCCCGCTCCCTCGCCGGACCCGCCATGACCGTGGCGATCCTCGCCCTGGTCTCCCTGCGCCCCAACGGCTACCTGCCCGCGATGTACATCATCGGCGCGCTGCCCTTCCTCGCCCTCGTGCTGGCCGGGGGCACCGCCTCCGTCGCCCACGCGGTGCTGCGCAGATGGCGTGGGGAAGGGGAGAAACGTTACGTCACGGGGGGCAGGTACACCCTCGCCGTGGTCCTCGCGATCGCGGCCGGTGCCTATGTCGTACCGAAGTGGTACGACGGCGACCGCACCGCCATGACCACCGACGCCAACGCCCCCTACCGCGCCGCCTCGAAGTGGCTGTCCACCGAGGTCGCCGACCCGAAGGACACCCGCGTCCTCGTCGACGACGCGCTCTGGCTCGACCTGGTGCACGCCGGGTACCGGCCCGGGCTCGGGGTCATCTGGTTCTACAAGGCCGACCTCGACCCGGCCGTCACCAAGACCCTGCCCGACGGCTGGAAGGACATCGACTACGTCGTGGCCTCCCCGACGGTACGGCGCGACGCGGTCGACCTGGCCAACGTCAAGGCGGCGATCGAGCACTCCACCCCGGTCGCCACCTTCGGCACCGGCGACGACCGCATCGAGATCCGGCAGATCCAGTCCTCGACCGTGGGAGCCCAGCGATGAGCCAAGAGTCCATGGTCCCCGGGGAGTTGGGCGACCCGGCGGTACGCGGAGCGGAGTTGGCCGAGCCCGGTGCCGTCACCATCGTCGTCCCGACCTTCAACGAGTCCGCGAACGTACGGGAGTTGCTGCGCCGGATCACCGAATCCGTGCCGACCAGGCTCCCTTGTGAGGTCGTCTTCGTGGACGACTCCACCGACGACACCCCCGAGGTGATCTCCCAGGCGGCGCAGGACTGTCCGTTCCCGGTCACGGTGCTGCACCGGGAGGAGGCGGTCGGCGGGCTCGGCGGCGCCGTCGTCGAGGGGATCAAGGCGGCGACGTCCGACTGGATCGTCGTCATGGACGGCGACCTCCAGCATCCGCCGTCCCTGGTACCGGAGTTGGTCGGCACCGGCGAGCGCGCGCACGCCGGGCTCGTCGTCGCCTCCCGGTACATCAAGGGCGGCAGCCGCGAGGGACTCGCCGGCGGATACCGCATCGCCGTGTCCCGCGGGGCGACTTGGCTGACCAAGACGCTCTTCCCACGCAGACTCCGCGGTATCAGCGACCCGATGAGCGGCTTCTTCGCGATCCGGCGCAGCGCGGTGACGGCGGAGGCGCTCAAGCCGCTCGGCTACAAGATCCTGCTCGAACTCGCCGTACGCAGCCGTCCGCGCCAGGTCACCGAGGTGCCGTTCGTCTTCCAGGACCGGTTCGCGGGGGAGTCCAAGTCGACGGCGCAGGAAGGCTTCCGCTTCCTCCGCCACCTCCTCGGCCTGCGCACCGCCTCGCCGGTCGCGCGCATGATCGTGTTCGGCCTGATCGGCGCCACCGGCTTCGTCCCGAACCTGGTCGGCCTGTGGGCGCTCACCAAGACGGGCATGCACTACGTCCCGGCCGAGATCCTCGCCAACCAGCTCGGCGTGGCCTGGAACTTCTACCTCATCGAACATCTCCTGTTCCGCGACCGGCGCCGGCACCGCAACTGGTGGGACCGGGCAAGCCGGTTCGCGCTGCTCGCCAACGCCGACCTGGTGCTGCGGATCCCGCTGATCGCCCTGTTCATCCACAAGTTCGGCATGGGCGCCGTACCGGCGACCGCGCTCGCGCTGGTCATGACGTTCGTCCTGCGCTTCGTGGGCACAGAGGCGTTGGTCTATCTCCCGCGCCGCAAAGGGAGTCGTAAGGAAGCTGGGAGAGCCGTGTGAACAAGTACCGCAGAAGAACCGCCTTCGTCGGGGTGGGCGCCCTGACCGCCGGACTGCTGCTCACCTCACCGCAGTCCGCCGAGGCCGCGAACCTCGTCCTCAACCCGGGCTTCGAGACGGCGGGCAGTGACGGGATGCCGTACTGCTGGGAGAAGTCCGGGTGGGGCGACAACGACTTCGACTTCTCCACGACTTCGGACGCCCATTCCGGTTCGAAGGCCATGAAGGTCACCGTGACACGGCGGGTGGACGGTGACCGGAAGGCGCTGATCACCGAGTCGACGACCTGCGCGCCGGTGGTGACGGCGGGCAAGCAGTACGACCTCGGGCTCTGGTACAAGACGACGACGCCGGACGCGAACATCACGCTGTTCCGGCATGACGCGACGGCCGGGTGGCAGTACTGGACCGACCTCAAGACCCTGGACATGCAGGGGAGTTGGACCCATGCCACGGTCCGTACGCCCGAGGTGCCTGCCGGTACCGACCGGATCACCTGGGGTGTCTCGGTCTACGGCACCGGGTCCGCGACCACCGACGACTACACGATGGACCAGGTGCCCGACACGCTCCCGCCGGCGACGTGCCAGGCCACCGCCGAGGAGTGTGCGAACGGCCGTTGGGACGTGCTCCCGACGCAGAACCCGGTGCGCTCGATGCACTCCGTCGTGCTCAACAACGGCAAGGTGCTGCTGATCGCGGGGTCGGGGAACAGCGAGGAACAGTTCGACGCGGGGACGTTCACGAGCGCGGTGTACGACCCGGTGGCCGGGACGTACAAGGTGATCCCGACGCCGAAGGACATGTTCTGCTCGGGGCACATCCAGTTGCAGGACGGCCGGGTGCTGGTGCTGAGCGGCAACAAGGCGTTCCCGGCGGCGGACGGTTCGCACGGGTACGAGGGGTACAAGGACTCGTACATCTTCGACCCGGTGACCGAGACGTACAGCAAGACGAACGACCTCAACGACGGTCACTGGTACCCGTCGGCGACCGAGCTCGGCAACGGTGACGTCATCTCCTTCGGCGGGCTGCGCGAGGACTCGACGGGGTCGGTGACCGCCGAGTACTGGTCGGACGCCCAGCAGAAGTGGCTGCCGTTGTCACAGGTCAACCAGACGTGGTCGTACTGGGGGCTGTATCCGTCGATGGTCCTGATGCAGGACGGGCGGCTCTTCTACACGGGCAGCCATGTCTTCGGGAACAACATCCCGGGGACGGGCAGCGCGATCTACGACTACTCCGCCAACACGATCACGTCGGTGTCCGGGCTGCAGAACAAGGACCAACGCGACCAGTCCGCAAGCGTGTTGCTGCCTCCGGCGCAGGACCAGAAGGTCCTCACCATCGGCGGCGGCAACATCGACTCCAACCCGGACGCGAACCGGCTGACCGACATCATCGACCTCAAGGCCGCGAACCCGACGTACACGGTCGGTCCCCAAATCCCGCAGGGGACGGTCGACTTGGGGAACGGTCCGGTGGCCGAGACGGGCGCTCAGGGCAAGATGTACGTGTCGGCCGTGGTCCTGCCGGACGGCACGGTCCTGGAGACGGGCGGCGCGCTGCACAACCGCGCGAACCCCGTCTACGAGGCGTCGATCTTCGACCCGGCGACCACGACGTTCGACCCGGTGGCCGCCGACCCGGAGGCCCGGGGCTACCACTCCTCCTCGTTCCTGCTGCCGGACGGCCGGGTGATGTCGACCGGTGACAACCCGGGCAACGGCACCTGGAACCACAACGTGTCGATCTACACCCCGCCGTATCTCCTCAAGGGCACGCGGCCGACGATCACTTCGGTCATCGACAACGAGTGGGAGTACGGCGACACCCAGACGATCACCGTCGACCGGCCCATCGCCAAGGCCGAGTTGATCCGCCCGGCCGCGGTCACGCACTCCTCGGACCCGAACCAGCGGTTCGTGGATCTGCCGCTCTCGGTGGACGGCAACACGGTCGACCTGAACGTGACGAGCAACCCCAACCTGGCCCCGCCCGGCTGGTACATGCTCTTCGCGGTGGACGCCAACGGTGTCCCGTCCGTGGCCAAGTGGGTCCATCTGCAAGGCCCTTCGGCCCTGACGACGGACACCGCCTCGGCCCACGTCCACTCCTTCGCGGACTCCCTGCAGGGCAAGGTCACCGAGCCCGGCAAGAAGCGCACCTCGCAGAAGGTCAGCCCGACCATCTCCGGCTGCGACCGCCACTACGGCACGATCAACGTCTGCGTCCCGACGGTCTTCCCGAAGGAGGTCAAGTCGACGACCGCGGCCCGCTGTTCATGGCTCCAGCAGAACGACTACGGCCGCCTGAAGGTCAACGGCAAGGACGACCCGCTCCGGCTCGACCCGAACGGGGACGGGGTGGCTTGCGGGAAGGGTGACGTGAGGACGGTGAAGAAGAAGGGTTAGCGATCGCCTGCGAACTGGGCGCGGGCGCCACCCTGTCGGGGTGTGCGTCCGTGCCGAGCTCACAGGTTTCGATACATGTCGCGGTGATGGCCGGCGGACAGCACCCACACGACCAGTTCGCCGTCCTCGACCGTGTACACGACGCGGAAGTCTCCGACGCGCAGGCGCCAGCGGGCGTTGTGTCCCTGGAGGGCCTTGATGTCGAGGGCCGAGGTGTCGTTCGTGTCGAGTGCCCTCTGCAACTCGGTGAGCCGGTGGAGGATGCGCAGAGCGTCGGGCCGGGGAATCTTCAGCAGGTCCCGCTGGGCGGCGGCGTGAATCGGGATGACTTCCCCCGTCGGAATCAGGCGCCACCACGGACGCCGAGCAGGGCCGCCATCTCCTCAAGCGAGACGGAGCCGTCGAGCCCCTCGGTCTCGGCCTTGTCCGCCAGGCCGTTCAACCAGGCGTCCTCGGCCTGCTCTTCAAGTGCACGCAGGCGCCCGTGTTCGTCGATGTCGACGACCTCCTTCTCGATCACCGGCCCGCTCAGGTCACGAACGTGCCGGACACGCACCGGGGTTCAGTCGGTGAGCCCGTGCTCCAGTACATCCATCGTGCGGTCCACCAGCTCCGCGAAGTCCTCCCGGTGGCCGTTCTCCGCCCAGTACAGGGACGTCTCCATGAGGCCGCCGACGAGGGACATGGCGTAGACGCGGACCTCCAGGCTCTCCGGGTCGCGGCCGGTGCGGGTGGCGATGGCCTCGCAGAGCATGGTGCCGGTGACCGACATGCTCTCCATCATGCGGGAGCGCACCGCCGGGACCTGGACCATGAGGTGGGTGCGGAGGCGGGAGGTCTCCTCGTCCTCCTTCAAGCCGTACTTGATGGCCCGCTGCATCACGTACCGCAGCGTGACCATCCATGGTTCGTCGGCTGGGCGGGCCCGCAGTTCCTCCATGATGATCGGGTCGAACTCGTCCGTGATGACGATGTCTTCCTTGGTGGGGAAGTAGCGGAAGACCGTCGACGGCGACACCTCGGCGCGCTCGGCGATCTGCTCGATCGTGGTTGCGTCGTAGCCCTGCTCCTTCACCAGTGCGTACGTCGCGGTGCGGATCGCCTCGCGGGTCTTGATCTTCTTGCGCTCGCGGAGGCCCAGTTGAGGGCGTTCGGCGGGGCTGAAGGGGGAGGGTGTCGCCGTCATGGTGTTCATTGTCCGGCATCCGCCAGAGCGATGGCCACGGCTGTGGCCGGGTCTTCCTCAGCCTCCTCCTTGGCGGGCGCGGCCGGCGTGTTCGGCAGGAACGCCGCCGAGAGCAGCGCGGTGACCAGGGCCGCGACGCCGCACACGATCAGGACCAGGCCCATGCCGTGGACGTAGGCGCTGTTCGCGGAGGCCACCAGGTCTGCCGAGCCCGCCTTCTGCGCGACCATGTGCGCCGCCACCACCGACTCGCCGGCCGTGTCCGCCGCCTTCGCGGGCAGGCCCGTGACATTGAGGCGGTCGCGGAACGTGCTCGCGAGCAGGCTGCCCAGCAGGGCGATGCCGATCGCGGCGCCGACCTGGCGCATGGTCATCAGGAGCCCGGCGCCGCTGCCGGCCCGGTCGCGGGGGAGCGCGCCCAGCGCGCCGTCCATCGCGGGGACGATCGAGAAGCCGAAGCCGAACCCGGTGATGGACAGCCACAGCGCGGTGAAGCCGTAGCCGGAGTCGACCGTCGTACGGCTGCCGAGCAGCGCGGCGAAGGCCAGGACCACCAGGCCCGCGCAGACCACGGCACGGGAGCCGAACTTGTTGACGAGCGGCTGTGCGGCCCGGGCCGCGACGATCAGGCCGCCCATCATCGGCAGCAGCCGGACGCCGGTGCCGAGCGCGTCGTTGCCGAGCACCGCCTGGAGGTACTGCGGCAGCACGAACAGCAGGCCGGACAGGACGAACATGACGAGGGTCGCGGCGATGGAGCTGAAGAGGAAGCCGCGGTGGGCGAGCAGGGTCATGTCGAGCATGGGGCGTTCCATGCGCCGCTCGCGCAGCACCAGCGCGGCGATGAGGATCGCGGCTCCGATGAGCATGCCCACGATCAGCGGGTCGCCCCAACCGCGGCTGGGCGCCTCGATGATGGCGTAGATGAGGGCGCCGAGGCCGGCCGCCGTGAAGGCCGTGGAGAGGGCGTCGACCCTGGGCGACGCGGGGTCCTTGGTCTCGGGGAGCAGGAAGACGCAGGCCGCGATGCCGATCGCGGCCATCGGGATGTTGACCAGGAAGACCGAGCCCCACCAGAAGTGGTTGAGCAGCCAGCCGCCGATGATCGGGCCGAGCGGCAGCCCGAGCGAGGAGGCCGCGGAGATGATGCCGACGGCCTTGGTGCGCTCGTCGGGGCCGAAGAGGGAAGGCAGTACGGACAGGGCGAGCGGGGTGACCAGGGCCGCGCCGACGCCCATCACCGTGCGGGCCGCGATGACCCAGGTGACGTCACCGGCCAGGGCGCCCGCCACGGAACCGGCGAGGAAGATGCCGAGCCCCGCGATCAGCATCCGGCGCCGTCCGAAGCGGTCGCCGAGCAGGCCCGCCGGGAGCATCAGCGCGGCGAAGACGATGACGTAGGAGTCGGCCATCCACTGCTGCTGGCCGGTGGTGGCGCCGAGTTCGCCCGCCATCGTGGGCAGGGCGACGTTGAGGATCGTCGTGTCGAAGCCGAGCGTGAGCATGCTCGCGACCAGGGCCCCGAGGGCCCACCAGCGGCGCGGGTCGCGTCGCACGTCGGAGGAGTTAGTGACAGTAGCCATGAAATGAGAGTAGCTGTCAAAAGGTGGTGGATGTCAACAGGGATCAACTGTCAGGGAGTGGATCCGGACATGAAAAATGGCCACGGCTCGAAAGCCGTGGCCATGAAGAGAGGTGTCCCGGTGGGTGCCTCAGGTGCTATCCGTGCTGGTACGCCACCAGCGAGATCCCCACGTAGTGGACGAGGAACGCCGCCACCGTGAGCGAGTGGAAGACCTCGTGGAAACCGAACCAGCGCGGTGACGGATTCGGGCGCTTGATGCCGTAGATCACGCCGCCCGCGCTGTAGAGCAGTCCGCCGACGACGACCAGGACCAGGACGGCGATCCCGCCCGTGCGCATGAAGTCGGGCAGGAAGAAGACGGCCGCCCAGCCCATCGCGATGTAGCAGGGGGTGTAGAGCCAGCGCGGTGCGCCGACCCAGAAGACGCGGAAGGCGATGCCGGCCGCGGCCGCGCCCCAGATGCTCCACAGCAGCCACTCGCCCTTGGCGCCCGGCAGCAGCAGCATCGTCAGGGGCGTGTACGTGCCCGCGATGATCAGGAAGATGTTGGCGTGGTCGAGTCTGCGCAGGACGCCGTCCATGCGCGGGCTCCAGTCGCCCCGGTGGTACAGGGCGCTGACCCCGAAGAGCAGGCAGGCCGTCAGGGCGAAGATCCCGCAGGCGATACGGGCCCGGGGCGTGTCGGCGAGAGCGGTGAGCACCAGGCCGGAGACGAGAACGGCCGGGAACATGCCTAGGTGCAGCCAGCCGCGCAACTTCGGTTTGACGTGGTCGGGGAGGGAGGGCGCGGAGGGACCGTGGCCGTCTGTCGGCGTGTCCGTGGGCGCGTCGGGGACGGACGCAGTCATGCGCTCAATCGTACCTACGGAACCGTAAGTTACGTATCAGTGCGGCGAGATGAGGGCCAGAAGTGGCCACTCTCTCATGCGTGACCGGCGTCCGGGTACCCGGGGTGAACCGATGGTGACGCACGGAAAACATGTCGATGAGGGGCTGATGAGTGGCGATCCTCACGTCGCTCGTATGTGAGGCCCTCTGGACATATGGGCGGGCGCGTCGGATGATCAAATGAGTGCGGTCGGCACCGGATGAGCGCCAAGATCGACCATCGTGAAGCATCCGGGTCGCGGCCCCCACGGGGCAACAAGGACAAAATCCCTCATCATAGGAGCAATCGTGGCGCGCGACATCGCGGCTCCCCCCGTCATCCCAACCGAGCACAAGGAACTGATCTCGTGGGTCAACGAGATCGCCGAACTGACCCAGCCGGACAGCGTGGTCTGGTGTGACGGATCCGAAGCGGAGTACGAGCGGCTCAGCGAGGAGCTCGTCCAAAAGGGCACCTTCAAGAAGCTCGACCCGATCAAGCGCCCCAACTCGTACTACGCCGCCTCCGACCCGACCGATGTCGCCCGGGTCGAGGACAGGACGTTCATCTGCTCCGAGCAGGAGCAGGACGCGGGACCGACCAACCACTGGAAGGCGCCCGCCGAGATGCGGGACATCTTCGCGGGAGAACAGGGCATCTTCCGCGGCTCCATGAAGGGCCGGACGATGTACGTCGTCCCGTTCTGCATGGGCCCCCTCGGTTCGGACCTCTCCGCGATCGGCGTCGAGATCACCGACTCCGCCTACGTCGCCGTCTCCATGCGCACCATGACCCGCATGGGACAGCCCGTCCTCGACGAACTCGGTACCGACGGATTCTTCGTGCGTGCTGTGCACACGCTCGGAGCGCCGCTGGCCGACGGCGAGGCGGACGTGCCGTGGCCGTGCAACTCCACCAAGTACATCTCGCACTTCCCCGAGTCCCGCGAGATCTGGTCCTACGGCTCCGGCTACGGAGGCAACGCCCTGCTGGGCAAGAAGTGCTACGCCCTGCGCATCGCCTCCGTGATGGCGCGGGACGAGGGCTGGCTCGCCGAGCACATGCTGATCCTCAAACTGACGCCCCCGCAGGG
The nucleotide sequence above comes from Streptomyces sp. N50. Encoded proteins:
- a CDS encoding glycosyltransferase family 2 protein, with amino-acid sequence MSQESMVPGELGDPAVRGAELAEPGAVTIVVPTFNESANVRELLRRITESVPTRLPCEVVFVDDSTDDTPEVISQAAQDCPFPVTVLHREEAVGGLGGAVVEGIKAATSDWIVVMDGDLQHPPSLVPELVGTGERAHAGLVVASRYIKGGSREGLAGGYRIAVSRGATWLTKTLFPRRLRGISDPMSGFFAIRRSAVTAEALKPLGYKILLELAVRSRPRQVTEVPFVFQDRFAGESKSTAQEGFRFLRHLLGLRTASPVARMIVFGLIGATGFVPNLVGLWALTKTGMHYVPAEILANQLGVAWNFYLIEHLLFRDRRRHRNWWDRASRFALLANADLVLRIPLIALFIHKFGMGAVPATALALVMTFVLRFVGTEALVYLPRRKGSRKEAGRAV
- a CDS encoding galactose oxidase early set domain-containing protein, producing MNKYRRRTAFVGVGALTAGLLLTSPQSAEAANLVLNPGFETAGSDGMPYCWEKSGWGDNDFDFSTTSDAHSGSKAMKVTVTRRVDGDRKALITESTTCAPVVTAGKQYDLGLWYKTTTPDANITLFRHDATAGWQYWTDLKTLDMQGSWTHATVRTPEVPAGTDRITWGVSVYGTGSATTDDYTMDQVPDTLPPATCQATAEECANGRWDVLPTQNPVRSMHSVVLNNGKVLLIAGSGNSEEQFDAGTFTSAVYDPVAGTYKVIPTPKDMFCSGHIQLQDGRVLVLSGNKAFPAADGSHGYEGYKDSYIFDPVTETYSKTNDLNDGHWYPSATELGNGDVISFGGLREDSTGSVTAEYWSDAQQKWLPLSQVNQTWSYWGLYPSMVLMQDGRLFYTGSHVFGNNIPGTGSAIYDYSANTITSVSGLQNKDQRDQSASVLLPPAQDQKVLTIGGGNIDSNPDANRLTDIIDLKAANPTYTVGPQIPQGTVDLGNGPVAETGAQGKMYVSAVVLPDGTVLETGGALHNRANPVYEASIFDPATTTFDPVAADPEARGYHSSSFLLPDGRVMSTGDNPGNGTWNHNVSIYTPPYLLKGTRPTITSVIDNEWEYGDTQTITVDRPIAKAELIRPAAVTHSSDPNQRFVDLPLSVDGNTVDLNVTSNPNLAPPGWYMLFAVDANGVPSVAKWVHLQGPSALTTDTASAHVHSFADSLQGKVTEPGKKRTSQKVSPTISGCDRHYGTINVCVPTVFPKEVKSTTAARCSWLQQNDYGRLKVNGKDDPLRLDPNGDGVACGKGDVRTVKKKG
- a CDS encoding type II toxin-antitoxin system RelE family toxin, which gives rise to MIPTGEVIPIHAAAQRDLLKIPRPDALRILHRLTELQRALDTNDTSALDIKALQGHNARWRLRVGDFRVVYTVEDGELVVWVLSAGHHRDMYRNL
- a CDS encoding ArnT family glycosyltransferase, producing the protein MTSTLPAVTTTVPAQRQPAPETGSASRTAPPSRLRSSRPDLLLCGLLLTAILVVQGWNIADYPTLSDDEGTYLAQAWAVQQGTGLAHYTYWYDHPPLGWIQIALLTWIPAHFSPDSMTVGTMRLAMLVISAISAVLVYVLARRLSLPRWAAGLAMLLFGLSPLSVILQREIFLDNIAVMWMLLAFCLAASPSRHLWHHFGAGLAGAASVLTKETMLVILPALLLTMWRHGHRDTRKFALTGAITACALIGLAYPLFALLKGELLPGSGHVSLWDGLKYQMTRPGSGFILDQGTGSYGVLHSWLYYDRVLPLGGLAGALLLLLTWRWSVTARSLAGPAMTVAILALVSLRPNGYLPAMYIIGALPFLALVLAGGTASVAHAVLRRWRGEGEKRYVTGGRYTLAVVLAIAAGAYVVPKWYDGDRTAMTTDANAPYRAASKWLSTEVADPKDTRVLVDDALWLDLVHAGYRPGLGVIWFYKADLDPAVTKTLPDGWKDIDYVVASPTVRRDAVDLANVKAAIEHSTPVATFGTGDDRIEIRQIQSSTVGAQR
- a CDS encoding TetR/AcrR family transcriptional regulator; the protein is MNTMTATPSPFSPAERPQLGLRERKKIKTREAIRTATYALVKEQGYDATTIEQIAERAEVSPSTVFRYFPTKEDIVITDEFDPIIMEELRARPADEPWMVTLRYVMQRAIKYGLKEDEETSRLRTHLMVQVPAVRSRMMESMSVTGTMLCEAIATRTGRDPESLEVRVYAMSLVGGLMETSLYWAENGHREDFAELVDRTMDVLEHGLTD
- the trhA gene encoding PAQR family membrane homeostasis protein TrhA; amino-acid sequence: MTASVPDAPTDTPTDGHGPSAPSLPDHVKPKLRGWLHLGMFPAVLVSGLVLTALADTPRARIACGIFALTACLLFGVSALYHRGDWSPRMDGVLRRLDHANIFLIIAGTYTPLTMLLLPGAKGEWLLWSIWGAAAAGIAFRVFWVGAPRWLYTPCYIAMGWAAVFFLPDFMRTGGIAVLVLVVVGGLLYSAGGVIYGIKRPNPSPRWFGFHEVFHSLTVAAFLVHYVGISLVAYQHG
- a CDS encoding DHA2 family efflux MFS transporter permease subunit — protein: MATVTNSSDVRRDPRRWWALGALVASMLTLGFDTTILNVALPTMAGELGATTGQQQWMADSYVIVFAALMLPAGLLGDRFGRRRMLIAGLGIFLAGSVAGALAGDVTWVIAARTVMGVGAALVTPLALSVLPSLFGPDERTKAVGIISAASSLGLPLGPIIGGWLLNHFWWGSVFLVNIPMAAIGIAACVFLLPETKDPASPRVDALSTAFTAAGLGALIYAIIEAPSRGWGDPLIVGMLIGAAILIAALVLRERRMERPMLDMTLLAHRGFLFSSIAATLVMFVLSGLLFVLPQYLQAVLGNDALGTGVRLLPMMGGLIVAARAAQPLVNKFGSRAVVCAGLVVLAFAALLGSRTTVDSGYGFTALWLSITGFGFGFSIVPAMDGALGALPRDRAGSGAGLLMTMRQVGAAIGIALLGSLLASTFRDRLNVTGLPAKAADTAGESVVAAHMVAQKAGSADLVASANSAYVHGMGLVLIVCGVAALVTALLSAAFLPNTPAAPAKEEAEEDPATAVAIALADAGQ